The genomic stretch CCTTCTTCAACCACACTGTTCCCACACTGTGCAAATGTGAagatgttctctgtatctgatgAAACGTAAATGCAATTTTGACTCGCAATGGTGTTCATGAAGCTAGCATAGCTACAGTTGCTGAATCTAGTTGCATTTGATCTTGCTGGAAACATTATGCACTTTTTATGTCCACATGTACAAGTTTTGTCATCATGATTCATACCAAAATTATGACCAATCTCATGGGAAAAAGTGTAGGCAACAGGATATAAATTATTGTCCATTAAACTTTCCACTCCACAATTATGAAAAGAGTTACATACTGTTCCAACAAAGGCTAGGCCAACTAAAATACCAAAGCCATGCTTTACCAAAAGATGTGCAACATCATGGGGAATGCGTTTATTAAAGCTAGTTTGCTTCCAATTGCAAAATGTGCCCAGGACACCACCTATCGAATCCATTTTAATAGGATTTTTTTCAGTCCAGACCTCAATTCCCATTAAAACCACGTCAACATCTagagaatacaaaaaaaattctATGTCATTGACAATAAAGCATACTTCATACTGCACAGCTGTGGTGTTGCTTTCGTGATGAAGATAGCGATTGTGGTCCACCACCACTGCCAGTTCAAGAATCCGGTTGTGGGTCCACCAGCCTTCATACCCACTCTGCATCAAAGTGAAGTTAGCACTCTCCTGAAACTTCAGTTGTCGTGCTATTTCATCATCTGTTACTGCACATCTCATGGGTGGTAACTGTGTCTCCTCGTTGTCCACTTTATATATGAAATGTTCAAATGTGGTAGAAAGTCTCTTGGGCTCTATTTCATAAACCGTGTCATTTGTCTGTAATATTCCTTGCAACCCCCCCAAACAGGTACTGAGGGCAACCATGGATTCTGGGTCCCCCTCCACATAACCACGATAGTAGCAGTCATTCTTTACAAAAGGCTGGTCCTCCAGAAGAGCACCCTGGTCTGAGTAGGTGAACACTCGGAAGTGTCTGGAGAGAATATGCCTGTTGACCTTCATGTGGATGATCTGATTCTGGCCCCCAAAATTCATTCTGTAAGAGAGCCAATCTCCAGTCTTCATGCCTGTTACCTTCAAGGGAATCACCACTTCTGGGGGACCAAGGCGTTGGGAGTGCACAACCTGGGACCATCTATATGGGAACAGAATCACCCCCAGCCAGAGTGACAGGAAAGTGTTCCTCACACACACCAGGGCCTCATTCACAGCCATTATGGTGCCACCTACACAGTCACTGGTGAGGACGTGCAGGAAACATCACTGTTTTCTCTGCGCTGGGTGTTCAGCATGGACTTTGAATCTGTTCTCTGGCAGGCTCTTACTAGCATAGTAGCACActggaagataaaataaaaagcagagtaGAGACAGGGTTTGGGGTTATGAGCAGGccaaggtggaggaggaagaaaaatacaaGTGTTAAAATGGATTAGTGTTTAACTCAAGACAAGTCTCAGAATACTTCACGCATTTGTCCTTAAGAAATTTTAAGACATGACAGTCcatgtggctgagttggttgactATTGTCCCTTGCACCAagtggtcactggttcaattcctggtcagggatcatacccaggttgtgagtttgttcccagtaggaggcatgcaagaggcagccagtcactgtttctctcttatagatgtttctatctatttctccctcttcgtTCCTATCTCtcttaaagtcaataaaaacttttttttttttttaaaaaaaaagaaattgtaaggCATTGTGAGATTGTGTGTGTACAAGAAAATGGTGATTGGTCATAGATTGACACCTTTTGAACCTGGTTGAATGAAACTTAGTGATTAATGATACTATGGTTTAACTGAATAAACATGTGTGAATATTTTcacaataaatatgtaaaacaaaggaAAGTGAACTTATATAAATGTTTGAGAGGGAGTTTCTATTTATACCTGTGGACttgatataaatattaatattttcaattttatttgtattattttttgaaatattttttatttttcagttatagctGTCATACAATACtaaatattagtttcaggagtgcTCCCAATGATTAgacttatataaaatattaagtaattatCCTGATAAATTTTATACCAATCTaacaaaatacatacataatGAGAATATTATTGATTGTACTcactatgctgtattttatatctccatgactattctgttactaccaattagtacttctgaatcccttcaacttttttaCCAAACTCCCCAACTCTCCTCTGATCTGATAATCACCAAAATGTTCTCTATACgtatgagtttgtttcttttctgcttgtgtctttattttgtgggtgtggttttttttccgaGGGGGTGGtggattcaattgttgatagctatatatttattgacattttattgttcatatttttaatccctcttgttcttgttcttgctCTGGTTCTTCTCGTTCTCCTTCTCATTCTCCTTCTCATTCCCCTTCTtgttccccttctccttctccctctccctctccctctccttctccctctccctctccccctccccctcccctttcttcttcttcttcttcttcttcttcttcttcttcttcttcttcttcttcttcttcttcttcttcttcttcttcttctccttctccttctccttctccttctccttctccttctccttctccttctccttctccttctccttctccttctccttctccttctccttctcctcctcctcctcctcctcctcctcctcctcctcctcctcctcctcctcctcctcctcctcctcctccttcttcttcttcttcttcttcttcttcttcttcttcttcttcttcttcttcttcttcttcttcttcttcttctcccacctcctcctcctcttcttcctcctcctcttcctcctcctcttcctcctcctcctcttcttcttcctcctccttcatcttTTCCCCTTTAACATGTCATgtaatactgctttggtggtgatgaactcttttaactctttcttttcctggaagctgtttatatgtccttcaattctaaatgatatcattgctgggcagagtaatcttgattgcaggtttttgcttttcatcactctaAATATTTCTTGTCATTCCTTTTGGCATGtgaagtttctgttgagaaatcagcagagagtcttatgggagctcccttgtaggtaggtaactgcttttctctttctgcttttaagattcttatgtctataaccttttaaattttaattatgatgtgtcttggtgtgggatTCTCTGGGTTCATTTTAGTTGGAACTCTCCTGGATTTGTATTCTATTTCCTTCACCCAGTTAGGGAAGTTTTATTTGCCATACATGTATGTGAGGCCAGCCTGTGCAGTGTTTCTGCTCCTCCTACCAGTGTCAGTGGCTTCCTTATATCCTTAGTGGTAGGATTTCTGTTAAGCTATATTTCATGTGGATCAGgatgattgttttttgtttgtttgtttgtttagttgtaTTTCTAATGTATTTGTAGAGAATGAAGAGTACAGTAACACATTTATATGTATAAGAATAAGTTCTGAGTTTTACACTCACatctgtaaacctatttttgcccacccctggaTATTAgagacaataagaaaaataataatatatggaagtagtttaaaatatttttcttgtacaATGTgaccaaataatttattatttaagattGAAAGGAAATCCAATTCTACAAATAAGGAATTGAAGCCAAAAATTTACATCAAGATGGCAGCATCAGCAAATGCAGTATAGTAAACCCTCGATTTTGCAGACCTTGATTTAAAGGATTTTGAttttaacagacaaaatttctggtccatgtgtcatatgtgaaaattaacatctTATTAATTTTAACTGCTTtaaaccaagatttgcttataattaaaccAATAGGTTAAGactttgttattaattcactgttatttttaacaaattttagtgaataggccatatgttgggaaaaaacactagtaatttcatcaatagaaattaatattacatattaacaactgtagtctacatatttaaatccaagagtctgCTTATAAACAGTGTTTGGCCAATGATTAGCACATGATCACACCATATTACATGTTGTGATTGGTTCTATTGGCACTTGGACTGACTTTCTGCAGTAGTTTGAACACATACCAGCCGATATTCCAATGTGAATAAGCCATTGCCTTAGCTGTGTGCATTTGTTAACTcctggtgactggtgaatgcatgcatttactagtcctattcagtataaatttacaGTAATACAGTAAGAAAACTttattgtgaaattaaacttttcatagatactttattttaattacacaaacatgtctacataagtaaaaagagGTAaactaatttttcaatttttttaatcattgttgACACATAGGTTTAGTAGAAGTAAGTaggaaaaaagaattttctgtgaAAAAGTGTGAACATAGAAATGAAAACTTTATAAGTAGCAGAAAACAATGATTCCAAAGAAAAAATGTCAAGCTATGttaaatgaagatattttaaaaaatcacaccgAAATTAGTACATCATCTAGGATATCAAAGGACCTTAATtaggcatttttcatttttatattacctACTATGGGAAGTGGGTTTGATCAGTGTGTTTTAGGTCTCTCATAGCATATTTCACtttcttggtgtgtttttttttttttctatttgtacaGGGGTTCCTGATGTTATTACTTTAAGTGCACTCAGTATTTAATGATCTTATGTTGACTATGGATATTCATGTTATAAATAAAAGTTGGCATGGATATGCAAATTATTGAATGCAATTTGACAAATTTCTAATGTGTATttttgccccaaccactctgtcTAAATTTGTGCTCAAGACCATTAATTTATTTAGGCCTGAATTATTCATTTATGTTTCCCAAGTGTGTAGCATAGTGTCTTAACATTATGtggttttattaatattttgttcataGAAAAAAGTAACAAATCAGTACTGTCAAAAGGCATTGTGCTTGTACCAGATTTCTC from Eptesicus fuscus isolate TK198812 chromosome 6, DD_ASM_mEF_20220401, whole genome shotgun sequence encodes the following:
- the LOC129149316 gene encoding disintegrin and metalloproteinase domain-containing protein 25-like encodes the protein MLVRACQRTDSKSMLNTQRRENSDVSCTSSPVTVMNFGGQNQIIHMKVNRHILSRHFRVFTYSDQGALLEDQPFVKNDCYYRGYVEGDPESMVALSTCLGGLQGILQTNDTVYEIEPKRLSTTFEHFIYKVDNEETQLPPMRCAVTDDEIARQLKFQESANFTLMQSGYEGWWTHNRILELAVVVDHNRYLHHESNTTAVQYEVCFIVNDIEFFLYSLDVDVVLMGIEVWTEKNPIKMDSIGGVLGTFCNWKQTSFNKRIPHDVAHLLVKHGFGILVGLAFVGTVCNSFHNCGVESLMDNNLYPVAYTFSHEIGHNFGMNHDDKTCTCGHKKCIMFPARSNATRFSNCSYASFMNTIASQNCIYVSSDTENIFTFAQCGNSVVEEGEECDCGALHLCIGDPCCESDCTLSPGAACAFGGCCKDCQILPTGEVCRQEENDCDLPEWCNGTSYHCPEDVYVHNGMSCKGGGYCYEKRCNNREEQCRNIFGKEAKSANQSCYTEMNTQGDRFGNCGLMNATYVKCNISDTLCGRIQCDNVIELPLLKDHSTVHWTHFNGVTCWGTDYHFGMTIPDIGDVKDGTECGEEHVCIQRKCVHRSLLVNDCAPKTCNMKGVCNNRHHCHCNYKWDPPFCRRRGHGGSIDSGPPPGRRARQKTNYLRLLWLIRFILLLCLLFLGFLTLKRTDKREEQNVAPSHE